The Nitrospiraceae bacterium genome window below encodes:
- a CDS encoding 2-dehydropantoate 2-reductase — protein MKQIMVVGAGSVGGYFGAQLAKSNPNVSFLLRHRTLEAVKQRGLTIRSAKGTFTVHPPAASDPRQLPAPDLVILGVKAYDLDEVMAQLEPVLTDKTIILTLQNGIDTEDRILARLQRDCVVGGVAFIYSKIVEPGVIDHYKRGAVAIGELMGHQSDRLLRIAEVFKQAGVSCQISDDIRKSKWEKMCWNCVFNPVTVLIDDKVAKALDNPEMMGVIRQIVGEVAAISAALKVPLAPDMAEKVVKWTQEIRDIHTSMYDDWKAKRPTEIDYLNGYIVRMGRQLGIPTPVNEALTAMIKAVTEKEVSGPGVVRIDGAVVQPVSLTRAALVQLPKEQQVEDIGVVMPGMTGRAVRVSGLLEVPALGVNADHVTFHSLDGKYAATLTLQQAREFGLLLYELDGAPLPDGKGGPYRLVTPGLGDLCANVKGVGRIEVRVGSGKDTRPPAEERTHC, from the coding sequence ATGAAACAGATCATGGTCGTCGGAGCAGGGTCGGTCGGCGGATATTTCGGAGCGCAACTCGCCAAGAGCAATCCCAATGTGTCGTTCCTGCTACGTCATCGAACGCTCGAGGCGGTCAAGCAGCGTGGTCTCACGATTCGCAGCGCGAAGGGCACGTTTACCGTCCATCCGCCCGCCGCCTCCGATCCACGGCAGCTTCCTGCGCCGGACCTGGTAATTCTGGGGGTCAAGGCCTACGACCTCGATGAGGTGATGGCCCAGCTCGAGCCGGTCCTCACCGACAAGACAATCATTCTCACGTTGCAGAACGGGATCGACACCGAGGATCGCATTCTTGCTCGTCTCCAGCGTGACTGCGTGGTCGGTGGAGTGGCCTTCATTTATTCGAAGATCGTCGAGCCGGGAGTCATCGATCATTATAAGCGCGGGGCCGTGGCTATCGGCGAGTTGATGGGGCACCAGAGCGACCGGCTGCTGCGGATCGCCGAGGTCTTCAAACAGGCCGGGGTCTCCTGTCAGATCAGCGACGATATCCGGAAGAGCAAGTGGGAGAAAATGTGCTGGAACTGCGTCTTCAACCCGGTCACCGTGTTGATCGACGACAAGGTCGCGAAGGCGTTGGACAATCCCGAGATGATGGGCGTGATTCGCCAGATCGTCGGAGAGGTCGCGGCGATCTCGGCTGCGCTTAAGGTCCCGTTGGCGCCTGATATGGCGGAGAAGGTCGTGAAGTGGACCCAGGAGATCCGTGACATCCATACGTCCATGTATGACGACTGGAAGGCCAAACGGCCGACGGAAATCGATTATTTGAACGGCTATATCGTGCGAATGGGACGCCAACTTGGCATTCCGACACCGGTGAACGAAGCGCTGACGGCGATGATTAAGGCGGTGACGGAAAAGGAAGTTTCCGGTCCGGGCGTCGTTCGGATCGACGGCGCGGTCGTGCAGCCTGTATCGTTGACCCGCGCAGCTTTGGTGCAGCTGCCGAAGGAACAGCAGGTCGAGGATATCGGCGTCGTCATGCCGGGGATGACGGGACGGGCGGTGCGGGTCAGCGGCCTTTTGGAGGTGCCGGCGTTGGGTGTGAATGCCGACCATGTGACATTCCATTCGCTCGACGGGAAATATGCCGCGACGCTGACGCTCCAACAGGCGCGGGAGTTTGGGTTGCTCTTGTATGAACTCGACGGGGCGCCGCTGCCGGACGGCAAGGGCGGACCTTACCGCCTCGTCACCCCGGGTTTGGGTGATCTCTGCGCGAATGTGAAGGGTGTCGGCCGCATCGAAGTACGGGTGGGCTCCGGCAAAGATACGCGGCCGCCGGCTGAAGAGCGCACGCATTGTTAG
- a CDS encoding HAD-IA family hydrolase — translation METGPYQVVFFDAAGTLFHIQGSVAEIYLHHAERHGFKKTGESLNAIKTAFTRAFSEAPPPVFAVHEPAAIKQSERLWWFDIVHNVFYRVGMFEGFDDFFEEVFEVFERPETWRLYPETLTVLKTLKEGGYELGIISNFDSRLFPILRGLGIADYFDTITISSLAHAAKPSTRIFQEALDKHAADPGEALHIGDSVREDVQGALNAGLAAVHVARGEKGGAVPGSHTITTLTDLLPLLSGRQ, via the coding sequence ATGGAGACCGGGCCATATCAGGTCGTGTTCTTTGATGCGGCAGGGACGTTGTTTCACATCCAAGGTTCCGTGGCGGAGATCTATCTCCACCATGCCGAACGGCATGGATTCAAGAAAACCGGAGAGTCATTGAATGCCATCAAGACGGCGTTTACCAGGGCTTTTTCCGAAGCGCCGCCTCCGGTATTTGCGGTACATGAGCCGGCGGCGATCAAGCAATCCGAACGGCTCTGGTGGTTCGATATCGTCCACAATGTGTTCTACCGGGTGGGCATGTTTGAAGGCTTCGATGATTTCTTCGAAGAGGTATTCGAAGTATTTGAGCGGCCGGAAACCTGGCGGCTGTATCCGGAGACCCTGACTGTCTTGAAAACCTTGAAGGAGGGCGGATATGAGCTCGGCATCATCTCGAATTTCGACTCGCGCCTGTTTCCGATCCTGCGCGGCCTCGGGATTGCCGACTACTTCGATACCATCACGATTTCAAGCCTGGCCCACGCGGCCAAACCTTCCACCCGAATTTTCCAGGAAGCCTTGGATAAACATGCGGCCGATCCGGGCGAAGCTCTCCATATCGGGGACAGTGTGCGGGAGGATGTGCAAGGCGCGTTGAATGCCGGTTTAGCGGCCGTGCACGTGGCACGCGGGGAGAAGGGCGGAGCAGTGCCGGGATCACACACGATTACCACGTTGACGGATTTGCTGCCGCTGTTGTCAGGTCGGCAGTAA
- a CDS encoding valine--tRNA ligase, with protein sequence MSGPQLEKVYTPRQVEDRWYQRWIDAGIFHAALPHKGKPFSIVIPPPNVTGSLHVGHALNNTLQDILVRWRRMQGRNCLWMPGTDHAGIATQNVVERQLQAEGTTRESLGREEFLKRVWQWKEKSGGTIISQLKRLGASCDWERERFTMDEGLSEAVREVFVRLHQDGLLYRGERLINWCPRCLTALSDIEVEHEDITGKLYTIRYPLADDPSRYLLVATTRPETLLGDTAVAVHPEDDRYNALIGTRVRLPLTTREIPIIGDPILVDREFGTGAVKITPAHDFNDFEAGNRNGLPRIKMMDVHAALRLAGTLPDPALAGMLEGLPAAKARPKVEQLLTERGLLEKIEPHKMALGKCYRCKTVVEPLLSDQWFVKIKPLAEPAVQVVEDGRVRIIPETWKNNYLGWMRDIKDWCVSRQIWWGHQIPAWYCETCYGTPFLRRASDGAPLIPSDAKAIVAKTAPQTCPNGHSGGLVQDPDVLDTWFSSALWPFSTFGWPKQTAELKAFYPTSTLVTGLDILFFWVARMIMMGLKFMGDVPFRDVYIHALVRDAEGQKMSKSKGNVIDPLHVMDQFGTDALRFTLASMSSPGRDVKLAEERIEGYRNFANKIWNAARFILMNLEGERSSTPPAQRSFPNRWILSRLNSTIRTVTEELEQYRFDRAASALYQFVWHEYCDWYLELIKPALQNPASEQAAEARCTLVETFETVQRLLHPFMPFITEEIWQTLPHEGESIVRRPFPVARAEWESQETEALFALLDRTVSTARMGRSLLNCPPGQPLTFHAIGAEARDEQALTKIQSHIAHLARGTVAVKPADSWPAQRTLRLVAEGLSVGVSVEGDVELQKVLDRIKKQLEDGRKEADRLNGKLSNQEFVAKAPPEVVVEQRQRLSTLRKDQAILESSEAQIRRMLAELGT encoded by the coding sequence ATGTCTGGCCCCCAACTCGAAAAAGTCTACACACCCCGGCAAGTCGAGGATCGCTGGTATCAGCGCTGGATCGACGCAGGGATCTTTCACGCCGCGCTGCCTCACAAGGGCAAGCCCTTCAGCATCGTGATTCCTCCCCCGAACGTGACGGGCTCGCTTCACGTAGGCCATGCGCTCAATAACACGCTCCAGGACATCCTGGTGCGCTGGCGCCGTATGCAAGGCCGCAACTGCCTCTGGATGCCCGGCACCGACCATGCCGGCATCGCCACGCAAAACGTGGTCGAACGGCAACTGCAGGCGGAAGGTACCACGCGGGAATCGCTTGGGCGGGAGGAATTCCTGAAACGCGTGTGGCAGTGGAAGGAGAAATCCGGCGGCACGATCATCTCACAGCTCAAGCGGCTCGGAGCATCCTGTGACTGGGAACGCGAACGATTCACGATGGATGAGGGCCTCTCCGAAGCGGTGCGCGAAGTCTTTGTGCGACTACACCAGGACGGTCTTCTGTACCGCGGCGAACGGCTCATCAATTGGTGCCCCCGCTGCCTGACAGCCCTGTCGGATATCGAAGTCGAACACGAGGACATCACCGGCAAACTCTATACGATTCGCTATCCGTTGGCCGACGACCCTTCCCGATACCTGTTGGTGGCCACCACTCGACCGGAAACGCTCCTAGGCGATACTGCCGTGGCAGTGCACCCGGAGGACGATCGCTACAACGCGCTCATCGGAACACGGGTGCGGTTGCCCTTGACTACTCGAGAGATTCCGATCATCGGCGATCCGATCCTGGTGGATCGTGAGTTCGGTACCGGCGCGGTGAAGATCACCCCGGCGCACGACTTCAACGACTTTGAGGCTGGCAACCGGAATGGGCTGCCTCGCATCAAGATGATGGACGTGCATGCGGCCCTGCGTTTGGCGGGCACGCTGCCCGATCCCGCCCTGGCCGGGATGCTGGAAGGATTGCCCGCCGCCAAGGCCAGGCCGAAGGTTGAGCAACTGCTGACGGAACGAGGGCTGCTCGAAAAGATCGAACCCCACAAGATGGCGCTGGGCAAGTGCTATCGCTGCAAGACGGTGGTCGAGCCGCTGCTGTCGGATCAATGGTTCGTGAAGATCAAGCCGTTGGCCGAACCGGCCGTGCAGGTCGTGGAAGACGGACGCGTCCGGATCATCCCGGAAACCTGGAAAAATAATTATCTTGGTTGGATGCGGGATATAAAAGACTGGTGCGTCTCGCGGCAAATCTGGTGGGGTCACCAAATCCCGGCTTGGTATTGTGAAACTTGCTACGGCACCCCATTCCTACGGCGCGCTTCCGACGGAGCACCGCTCATTCCCTCCGATGCGAAGGCGATCGTGGCGAAGACGGCACCGCAGACCTGTCCAAACGGTCACAGCGGCGGGCTCGTCCAAGACCCGGATGTGCTCGATACCTGGTTCTCATCGGCCTTGTGGCCGTTCTCGACCTTCGGATGGCCGAAACAGACAGCGGAATTGAAAGCGTTCTATCCGACCTCCACACTCGTCACCGGCCTCGACATTCTGTTCTTCTGGGTCGCCCGCATGATCATGATGGGGCTTAAGTTCATGGGCGATGTACCCTTCCGCGACGTGTATATCCACGCCTTGGTGCGCGATGCCGAAGGACAAAAGATGAGCAAGTCCAAAGGCAACGTGATCGATCCGCTGCACGTGATGGACCAGTTCGGCACCGATGCGCTGCGCTTTACGCTCGCCTCAATGTCTTCCCCAGGGCGCGACGTCAAGTTGGCCGAGGAACGCATCGAGGGCTACCGCAATTTTGCCAACAAAATTTGGAACGCAGCCCGATTTATCCTGATGAATCTCGAGGGTGAACGATCCTCGACCCCACCGGCCCAGCGCTCGTTTCCAAACCGCTGGATCCTGAGCCGACTCAATTCAACGATCAGGACCGTGACCGAGGAACTGGAACAGTACCGGTTCGATCGCGCTGCGAGCGCGCTCTACCAGTTCGTTTGGCATGAGTACTGCGATTGGTACCTGGAACTGATCAAACCGGCCTTACAAAACCCTGCAAGTGAACAGGCGGCCGAAGCCCGCTGCACGCTGGTCGAAACCTTCGAAACCGTCCAGCGGCTGTTGCATCCTTTCATGCCCTTTATCACCGAAGAGATCTGGCAGACCCTACCGCACGAGGGCGAAAGCATCGTCCGCAGGCCCTTCCCGGTCGCTCGGGCGGAGTGGGAATCGCAAGAGACCGAAGCGCTCTTCGCCCTCCTCGACCGCACTGTGAGTACGGCACGAATGGGACGCTCGCTCCTCAATTGTCCGCCCGGTCAACCGCTCACGTTCCATGCTATCGGTGCAGAAGCCCGTGACGAGCAAGCTCTGACCAAGATCCAAAGCCATATCGCCCACCTCGCCCGAGGCACCGTTGCCGTGAAACCGGCCGATTCATGGCCGGCCCAGCGTACGCTACGGCTGGTGGCCGAAGGTCTCTCTGTCGGTGTCAGCGTCGAGGGCGATGTAGAACTTCAGAAGGTGCTCGACCGGATCAAGAAACAGCTCGAGGACGGCAGAAAAGAAGCAGACCGATTGAACGGTAAACTCTCCAATCAAGAGTTCGTGGCCAAGGCTCCACCGGAAGTCGTGGTTGAGCAACGTCAGCGCCTTTCGACCCTACGCAAGGACCAGGCCATCCTCGAAAGCAGTGAAGCCCAGATCCGCCGCATGCTTGCTGAGCTCGGCACATGA
- the nadC gene encoding carboxylating nicotinate-nucleotide diphosphorylase has product MKPIPRAHLHTVVQAALAEDLAQGDVTTQALFPSPIRARATIVAHQPITVAGVAVAREVFRTVDALLRVTQSVADGTVLKRGAVVMTIEGDGRSLLMAERVAVNFLQRLSGVATLTAAFCAAVRGLRTAILDTRKTTPGLRRLEKWAVALGGGRNHRFSLGDAILIKDNHLALLHAESGNVTEACLRARNRSRRKFLVEVEAKTLEEVRQALAGRADVILLDNMSPAMVRKAVAVIKGQAKIEVSGGITLSTVRRMAQARPDFISVGALTHSAPAVNLSMDLFPLPRTGRRRR; this is encoded by the coding sequence ATGAAACCGATCCCGCGCGCCCACCTCCACACCGTCGTACAGGCGGCCCTGGCGGAGGACCTCGCTCAGGGCGACGTCACGACTCAAGCCCTGTTTCCCTCTCCGATTCGCGCCCGAGCCACCATTGTCGCCCACCAACCGATTACGGTGGCAGGCGTGGCCGTGGCTCGTGAAGTCTTCCGCACAGTCGACGCTTTATTGCGCGTTACCCAAAGTGTGGCAGACGGCACGGTGCTCAAGCGCGGCGCCGTCGTCATGACAATCGAAGGCGACGGACGCTCGCTGCTGATGGCGGAGCGTGTCGCCGTCAACTTTCTTCAGCGACTGTCCGGCGTCGCCACCCTTACTGCCGCCTTCTGTGCAGCAGTCCGCGGGCTTCGCACGGCCATTCTCGATACTAGGAAAACGACCCCAGGACTCAGGCGGTTGGAAAAGTGGGCCGTGGCCCTGGGCGGCGGCCGCAACCATCGCTTCTCGCTGGGCGACGCGATCCTCATCAAGGATAACCACTTGGCACTGCTGCACGCGGAGAGCGGAAATGTGACCGAGGCCTGTCTGAGAGCTCGCAACCGATCCCGCAGAAAGTTTCTGGTCGAGGTTGAGGCCAAGACCCTGGAGGAAGTGCGGCAGGCGCTGGCCGGTCGCGCCGATGTCATCCTGCTGGACAACATGTCTCCCGCGATGGTGCGGAAGGCCGTGGCGGTCATCAAGGGGCAAGCCAAAATCGAAGTGTCCGGCGGCATTACGCTCAGCACGGTTAGACGCATGGCTCAGGCGCGACCGGACTTCATTTCGGTCGGCGCACTCACCCATTCCGCCCCGGCCGTGAATTTGAGCATGGATCTCTTTCCCCTCCCGAGAACAGGCCGCCGGCGCCGCTGA
- a CDS encoding response regulator: MGSTIFVVDSSPAVRRMVEQISAPEGYEVIAFQDGPTALDAARKLTPALIIADYHLDNITFSGFCKEVGKQDNLAETLIVSLVDATDRLDESKLRSLGVRSLIKKPFQREQLLETIRGVLSGSSAKNAGANASKKRQWPPITTATDNEDDADHPMDSSAIEDDALPGDLAKESTTMTPASARTTAAATQNTSFGGEEMMKGLFDHLLQSAMQQADTKIAELLPAAIAKEVNGQVKVAVQAAVQDEVAKQLAAGFSPEKMKTVLRELVQEELSRHSTEQTGAMESAVRRTVSEVAPPLIEQSTEKLVRELTDSLVETRLPSTVRAQFGSIDQLVKDEVRQAAAAHARETAESTVRGMAKEQIQQAVQRIVPDVAETHVREEIKRLSAAD, translated from the coding sequence ATGGGCTCGACCATCTTCGTCGTCGACAGCAGTCCCGCCGTGCGTCGCATGGTGGAACAGATTTCTGCACCGGAGGGTTACGAGGTCATTGCGTTCCAAGATGGGCCCACCGCGCTCGATGCAGCCCGGAAGCTGACGCCGGCCCTCATCATCGCCGACTACCATCTCGACAACATCACCTTTTCAGGATTCTGCAAAGAGGTTGGGAAGCAGGACAACCTGGCCGAAACCTTGATCGTGTCGCTGGTTGATGCCACCGACCGGCTCGACGAAAGCAAGCTCCGCTCACTCGGTGTCCGATCCCTAATAAAGAAGCCTTTTCAAAGAGAACAGTTGCTGGAAACCATCCGAGGCGTGCTCTCCGGCAGCAGCGCCAAAAATGCCGGAGCCAACGCCTCGAAGAAGCGCCAGTGGCCGCCGATCACGACGGCTACCGACAACGAAGACGACGCGGATCATCCGATGGATTCATCCGCGATCGAGGATGACGCCCTGCCCGGCGACCTTGCCAAGGAGTCGACAACCATGACGCCAGCATCAGCCAGAACAACGGCCGCCGCCACGCAAAATACCAGTTTCGGCGGCGAAGAAATGATGAAGGGGCTCTTCGATCATCTGCTCCAATCAGCCATGCAACAAGCGGACACAAAAATTGCCGAATTGCTGCCGGCCGCGATTGCCAAAGAAGTGAACGGACAGGTCAAGGTCGCCGTACAGGCAGCCGTGCAAGACGAGGTGGCCAAGCAATTGGCCGCCGGCTTCTCACCAGAAAAGATGAAAACCGTCTTGCGCGAATTGGTGCAGGAAGAACTCAGCCGTCACTCGACGGAACAGACTGGCGCCATGGAGTCGGCCGTACGACGCACGGTTTCGGAAGTAGCTCCACCGTTGATCGAGCAATCGACGGAGAAGCTGGTGCGAGAACTGACTGACTCCCTGGTGGAGACTCGTCTGCCGAGCACCGTACGGGCACAGTTCGGCTCGATCGATCAGCTGGTGAAGGACGAGGTACGGCAGGCCGCCGCTGCCCATGCACGGGAAACGGCAGAGAGTACCGTCCGCGGCATGGCAAAGGAACAGATCCAACAGGCGGTTCAGCGGATCGTACCGGATGTGGCAGAGACCCATGTGCGGGAAGAGATCAAGCGGTTGAGTGCTGCGGACTGA
- a CDS encoding NAD-dependent deacylase, producing the protein MGSGSTLGLIQSKLAAASSVTVLTGAGISADSGVPTFRGADGLWRSFRPEDLATPEAFERDPRLVWEWYNWRRELISTKGPNPAHQALVELERRLDRFWLITQNVDGLHRDAGSTQLSEIHGNIWMVRCTACHSVTENREVPIPILPTCRTCRGLLRPHIVWFGESLAEEDLQQSYRALQNCEVCLIIGTSGVVYPAAGFASVAKSAGAFVAEINLDPTPHSELVDAALQGRAKDLVPLLLPT; encoded by the coding sequence ATGGGAAGCGGATCAACGCTCGGCCTTATCCAATCCAAATTGGCGGCAGCCTCGTCCGTCACCGTTTTGACCGGCGCCGGCATTTCGGCTGACAGCGGCGTCCCGACCTTCCGCGGAGCCGACGGGCTTTGGCGTAGCTTTCGCCCCGAAGACCTGGCGACACCGGAAGCCTTTGAACGGGACCCTCGGTTGGTCTGGGAGTGGTACAACTGGCGAAGAGAACTGATTTCGACGAAAGGGCCGAATCCGGCACATCAGGCCCTCGTCGAACTGGAACGGCGCCTCGACCGGTTTTGGTTGATCACACAGAACGTGGACGGCCTCCATCGCGACGCCGGCTCGACCCAACTGTCCGAGATTCACGGCAACATCTGGATGGTTCGGTGCACCGCCTGCCATTCCGTCACCGAAAACCGGGAAGTGCCGATCCCGATCCTGCCCACGTGCCGTACTTGCCGCGGATTGCTCAGACCGCACATTGTCTGGTTTGGGGAATCGCTCGCGGAAGAGGATCTGCAACAGAGCTACCGAGCGCTGCAGAATTGCGAGGTCTGCCTGATCATCGGGACCTCCGGCGTCGTCTATCCCGCTGCCGGATTCGCGTCTGTCGCCAAGTCCGCCGGAGCGTTCGTCGCGGAAATCAATCTCGATCCCACTCCTCACTCCGAACTGGTCGACGCGGCCCTGCAGGGCCGCGCGAAGGACCTGGTCCCGCTGTTACTGCCGACCTGA
- a CDS encoding MATE family efflux transporter yields MRSSSPRVAAIFSILLLCATMANRVAQIRRSVMTLALPVTVSSLLQRTEGIIAVFLVGGLGAIPIAAVGLGQLLAFIATTLVSGLSVGTNVVIAQLWGARRHEDAGQAARHFLWLAMLASMLLVGFGLSLNRLAMELLGAQPEVIALAMPYSTLIFLVIPFTVFLQVLSSLLQGTGDTRTPMYAMILVNALHVLVAYPLIYGLWGLPAFGVKGAAMAVGIAEAIGTAFLVHRCRPLFRSSALVRWDLVRTIWHIGAPVSGERIVQQAGILVYTKIVLIYGTVSYAAHQVGLSIESLSFLPGYGFAIAAATMVGQSIGAGKYQRAKIENWEANRMATFVMSGMGLVFFFFPYALLRAFTSDEAVIDLGTVFLQIVALLQVPLALTMVLAGSLRGAGDTRFIMVATMIGMWAVRVPIAFVAGAWLQLGVFYVWLAMIADWTLRMVLMLWRYRSERWKAIQVLR; encoded by the coding sequence ATGCGATCTTCGTCCCCGCGGGTGGCGGCCATTTTCAGCATCCTGTTACTATGCGCGACCATGGCAAACCGTGTTGCACAAATCCGCCGTTCGGTCATGACGCTGGCGTTGCCGGTCACGGTCAGCAGCCTGTTGCAGCGAACCGAGGGCATCATCGCCGTATTTTTAGTGGGAGGCCTCGGGGCGATCCCCATCGCCGCCGTGGGACTTGGCCAGCTCCTGGCGTTCATTGCCACCACGCTGGTTTCGGGACTCTCCGTCGGAACGAACGTGGTCATTGCCCAACTCTGGGGCGCGCGGCGTCATGAGGATGCCGGTCAGGCCGCCCGCCATTTCCTCTGGTTGGCCATGCTGGCCTCGATGCTGTTGGTGGGATTTGGCCTCTCACTCAATCGCCTGGCAATGGAGTTGCTCGGTGCACAGCCGGAAGTCATCGCGCTGGCAATGCCCTACTCGACGCTGATCTTTCTCGTGATTCCCTTCACGGTCTTTCTTCAAGTGCTCTCATCTCTGTTACAGGGCACCGGCGACACGAGGACGCCAATGTACGCCATGATCCTCGTCAACGCGCTGCACGTCTTGGTGGCCTACCCGCTCATCTATGGGCTCTGGGGTCTCCCGGCATTCGGCGTGAAGGGCGCCGCCATGGCGGTGGGAATCGCCGAGGCGATAGGCACGGCGTTTCTCGTTCATCGGTGCCGGCCCCTGTTTCGGAGTTCCGCCTTAGTGCGATGGGACCTCGTGCGCACGATCTGGCATATCGGGGCACCGGTGTCAGGAGAACGGATCGTCCAACAGGCCGGTATTCTCGTCTACACCAAGATCGTCCTGATCTACGGGACCGTGTCCTACGCAGCCCATCAAGTCGGGCTCTCGATTGAATCCTTGTCGTTTCTCCCCGGCTACGGCTTTGCCATTGCCGCCGCAACGATGGTGGGCCAAAGTATCGGCGCCGGCAAGTATCAGCGCGCGAAGATCGAAAATTGGGAAGCCAATCGAATGGCGACGTTCGTGATGTCCGGGATGGGGTTGGTGTTCTTCTTTTTCCCCTACGCGCTGCTCCGCGCCTTTACCAGCGACGAGGCAGTGATCGATCTGGGAACGGTCTTCCTCCAGATCGTGGCGCTCCTCCAGGTCCCGTTGGCCCTGACGATGGTCTTGGCCGGCTCGCTACGCGGAGCCGGAGATACCCGCTTCATCATGGTTGCCACGATGATCGGCATGTGGGCCGTTCGCGTCCCGATCGCGTTTGTCGCGGGCGCGTGGCTGCAACTGGGGGTGTTCTACGTCTGGCTGGCGATGATCGCAGACTGGACGCTGCGGATGGTTCTGATGCTCTGGCGCTATCGGTCGGAACGCTGGAAAGCGATACAAGTCCTGCGCTGA
- a CDS encoding DUF2779 domain-containing protein, translated as MSMPILPEPLPRPAYRLSKSRYLSGLQCHKRLYLEIHRPDLATPPDAATQAILDMGTDLGEWARRRFSGGRLVTAGYRQSREALEQTATLLADPTVPAIFEGAFQFNDVLVRVDVLERVGTDEEGQPTWRLIEVKSSTRQKPTHLDDLTIQSYVLQGAGVRLAEICLMHVNTQYVFDGCAIDLEALFSIRPLTETIRGQLATVEPRLQAMKELLASGQVPAIEPGEHCRSPYECPFWDHCTQDKSPRWIFRLPGSKKTFAHLILKGIDTIDQIPDEVELSPVQRLVKEQKEWIGSGLRQALDTVRFPVHHLDFETFMPAVPKYANTRPYEVLPIQWSDHIERADGTLDHAEYLSRDARDAREELVVALLEALGREGSICVYSSYERSILERMAEIFPALRPNIRKVIARLWDLHEVVKMHYFHPDFGGSYSIKTVLPAVVPSLSYEDLEIRDGGVAAREYYRMVFELSDWVERTRIEEALLRYCARDTLAMVELRRELKRKVSARDLPV; from the coding sequence ATGTCCATGCCGATTCTGCCGGAGCCTTTGCCTCGCCCTGCGTATCGTCTGTCCAAGTCCCGGTACCTGTCCGGTCTCCAATGCCACAAGCGTTTATATCTGGAAATCCACCGCCCCGATTTGGCGACGCCGCCTGATGCCGCGACCCAGGCCATCCTCGACATGGGTACGGACCTTGGCGAGTGGGCCAGACGGCGATTTTCCGGCGGACGATTGGTAACGGCGGGTTATCGCCAGTCACGCGAGGCGTTGGAGCAGACGGCCACGTTATTGGCTGATCCCACTGTGCCGGCGATTTTCGAAGGCGCGTTTCAATTCAACGACGTGCTGGTGCGTGTCGATGTGCTCGAGCGGGTTGGGACGGATGAGGAGGGGCAGCCGACCTGGCGTTTGATCGAGGTGAAGTCGTCCACTCGCCAGAAACCGACGCATCTGGACGATTTGACTATCCAGAGCTACGTGCTCCAGGGTGCCGGGGTGAGACTGGCAGAGATTTGTCTCATGCACGTGAACACCCAGTATGTGTTCGACGGGTGCGCCATCGATCTCGAAGCCCTGTTCTCCATTCGCCCTCTCACCGAGACGATCCGTGGCCAGTTGGCGACGGTTGAGCCCCGCCTGCAAGCCATGAAGGAGCTGCTCGCGTCGGGGCAGGTTCCGGCCATCGAGCCGGGCGAACATTGCCGGAGTCCTTACGAGTGCCCCTTCTGGGACCACTGCACGCAGGACAAATCGCCACGCTGGATCTTTCGTCTTCCGGGAAGCAAGAAGACCTTTGCACACTTGATTCTGAAGGGGATCGACACGATCGATCAGATTCCGGACGAAGTGGAGTTGTCGCCGGTGCAGCGGCTGGTCAAGGAACAGAAGGAATGGATCGGCTCCGGGCTGCGGCAGGCGCTGGATACGGTACGGTTTCCAGTCCATCACCTCGACTTCGAGACCTTCATGCCGGCGGTGCCGAAGTATGCGAACACCAGGCCCTACGAAGTGTTGCCGATTCAGTGGTCCGACCACATCGAACGAGCGGACGGGACGCTGGACCATGCGGAATATCTCAGCCGTGACGCGCGGGATGCGAGAGAAGAGTTGGTCGTGGCGTTGCTGGAGGCGTTGGGCCGTGAGGGCAGCATCTGTGTCTACTCCAGCTATGAACGGTCGATCCTCGAGCGCATGGCGGAAATCTTCCCCGCCCTTCGCCCGAACATTAGAAAAGTCATCGCCAGGCTGTGGGATCTTCACGAGGTAGTCAAGATGCATTACTTTCATCCGGACTTCGGCGGATCCTACTCGATCAAAACCGTGCTACCGGCCGTAGTGCCGTCCTTGAGCTACGAAGATTTGGAGATCAGGGACGGAGGGGTAGCGGCCCGTGAATACTATCGGATGGTCTTTGAACTCAGCGACTGGGTGGAACGAACCAGGATTGAAGAGGCGCTGTTGCGCTACTGTGCCCGCGACACGCTGGCGATGGTAGAATTGCGGCGTGAGTTGAAGCGGAAGGTCTCGGCTCGCGATCTGCCGGTTTGA